Part of the Acidobacteriota bacterium genome, GCTCATACTCCGTCAGGTTTGATCGGCGGGTTCCGGTTGTCGGAACCGATTGGACAATGGTAGCGAAGCGGTGGGACCGCGACAAGGCGGATACGGCCCCTAAACGTAAACACTGACTAAGGATAGGAACCCCCCATGGCTCAGAAGAGATTCCTGATTACAGCCCCTGTGGAAGAAGTCGTGATCGAGTTGCTGGAGGGCCATGCGCCGACGGTGACGTCGCCCGCCACCGACCAGAAGACGTTGTCAGGCCTGCTCTCGGGAACCATCGGGATCGTCGCCCGGGGCGAGGCCCGGATCACCCCCGAGCTGGTGGAGGCCGCGCCCGATCTCCAGGTCGTGGGCAGGACCGGCGTCGGGTACGACAACGTGGACGTTCCGGCTCTGACCCGCCGGTCGATTCCCCTGATCATCGCCCCGGTGGGTGGATTCTCCGTGGCCGAAGGGGCGCTGGGCATGCTGCTCTGCCTGATCAAGAACATGCGCGCCATGGACTCGGCGGTCCGCGAAGGCAACTGGGACATCCGTTACGACGGCCTGGTCGGGGACGTGGCCGGCCATACGGTGGGCATCGCCGGGATGGGACGGATCGGTTCCTACCTGGCCAGGCTGCTTCAGCCCTTCGAAGTGACGGTCCTGGGCTACGATCCTTACGTGGACGCCGGTCGAATGGCCGAGATCGGGGTCCGCAAGGTTGAGTTGAAGGAACTGCTGGCCCGGTCCGACTACGTCTCCTTTCACATGCTTCTGAATGACGAGACCCGGGGCATGATCGACCGGGACGCGGTCGCCGGCATGAAGCGGGGGGCGGTTCTGCTGAACCTGGCCCGCGGCGGAATCACCGACGGCCTCGATACCCTGGCCGACGCCCTGGACGATGGGCAACTGAGCTACGTGGGACTGGACGTTTTTCCCACCGAACCTCCCGATGTCTCCCACCGGATCTTCAAACATCCCCGGTGCCTCTTCGCGCCCCACTCCCTGGGCATGAGCGAACTGGCCATGGACCGGGTCGGCCGTTCCATGGCCAACGACATGCTGGCCGTGTTGGAGGGGAAACGACCCCAGCACTGCGTCAATCCTGAAGTCTTCTAGGAGTGGGGGTTTTCCTATCCCGACTGCTCCATAGTCAAAAACTACCAAAGGTTAACGTTTTCAATGGATTACCGGGTTCTTCGCCGAATCGGTAAAGTGGTTGACTCCCAGCGTTTGACATCCTGAACAGGCAACAAACAGGCAGCCGAATCGGTTCCTGAACGCCGACAATCTCTTCTCTTTCCCCTTGTTCCTCAGGTTCGAAACACATTATGGTTGCGCTGTGTTGATCTTTGGACAGCAACGCACGGCAACGCTTTAACCCTGACAAATTTGTTGCCCATTGACAACGGTTTCCCCGCCTTCACTCACCTTCATCACAAGGTGATCCTTGGAAACAATATCTAGTTGCCGGTCTTCGATTCCGGTCGTCCAGGACCACCCTGGCTCCATTCTCCTCTTTGCGATGGAGGGATCTCGTAAACGCCTCCCATCTTTGAGCCCATGAAGAACGGGATGGAGACGCCGACGGGAAGGGCAATTCCGAATAGAACCTGGGCACTGGGAGCGAAGTCGTCACTCAGGAAACCTGAGCAAAGCGCCAATCCCAGGCCCAGGGCGACCCATCCGGCCCACCGCTTGCCGAAGACACGCTTGACCAGCACCTTGCGGATGTCCGGTCGCTGGAACGTCTGCGACGTCCCATCCTTGGACACAATCGTCATGGACCGAGAGGACGCTCCGTAAAACTGACCCGTGTACTTGGCAGGACCGGTATCAAGAGTATTGTCCTCATACAGTTCCACCCGCGTGATCGCGTTGTCACGGATGTTCTCCACCTTGTCCCAATCCGGCATGTTCCGGGCAACGCAGCCCGGCAGGACCACCAGGAGCAGCAAGGGGACCAATCCCGCTGCCATCGTTTTCCGGAACCGCCTGTTGCGCATGCCTTTAAGGATTCTCATGATGCCCACCTCCCAGTAGTGATCAGACTCGCATCATGAAATGTGAATTTTTCTCCGCAATCAGCTCACTGGGTAGGTTCAGATGGAGTGAACTTAGGAAAGGTCTGAACAACCCCATGGTCCTCTAGCGGAGAGCCTCACCTCTTTCCTCGCCTCGGCGGGAGATGACTCCGGCTGAGTGACCTGGCAAGAATGGTGCCGTCTGGCCGTCGGCTGCCCGTGAGAAGCGACTTCCCTCGGCCCGGATGAGCGTCAAGGTCACGGTCTCGCGGTACGCAACGGCGTGGAACATCACGCCCGCCACAGAGCCATCGGCAACAATCAGGCCAGAGGCGATCAGGCTCATGTCTCATGATTGCCGTTGTGGCCGTAATCTCCGGGAGCGGTTCCCGGTTTCCCAGGACGGCGTCTGGCCTTCACTAGAGTCGGATTCGTCCGTTCCTTTGCTCAGCTCGATCTCTATAGCGGACCGGCTCACAGACCTGTTCGGGCAGAAGCGCCGACGGATGGGTGACGGGGCGAGGTCCCTGGCCGGCGAAGGTCAAGACCTGGAGACCGATCCATCCATTGATCCGACGCGCTCGGTGCGGGGAATCTCGGGAGCCTGGTCACCCGAACCGATCCCGGCGTCCATGAGCTTCGAGCGGACCTGCGTCGGACGGCGAGACTATCGGGTCGGGCTTGATCTCCTCCCCTCAAATAGGTCCACCCCGAAAGTGAGTAATGCCGTCTAATAGACGGCGGGAGGGTCGCCGAGACAGTTCCGCACTTGGCAGTCGCAAAGGGTTACGGCGACTCGCTTCAGCTGTGCGTAAAGGGGGTCTGGTGGCCGATCCGGAATGTGAATGGGACAAAGGGGGTGGATTCACAAAAAGCGGTCCCGGTGACTCACAAATGCACTCTCCCCGATCTTTTTTCCTTTCAGTCAGTTGCGGCCCCATTTCCGGCCACCGGGTGGCCGCACGGGGAAAATGGAGGTGGACGGGAGCGACCCCCCCTTTTTGCTGCCCGGTGCGGGCGCGGGGGTGTTGCGCAATTCACATTGCTCAACACCCCCTGGGGGGGTCGCTCCCGTCCAAAATATCCCTGGCGGGAAGGCAATTCGTACACCCTATGAAGTGGCCGTATACGGTTCTCATTCTGGCTGATTCGTCGGCAATGATCTGGCGGACCAAATGCGAATCATTCCCTGGGCCTGGATCCCGTACTGGATCTGATCTCCTCTCACGATTCGCCCGTGCATGCCGGGCACCAGGCTTGGTCCGACTTGGCTTCAGGCATTGCCCTCGCGCTTACCAAGTCGCTTTCGGTGTCCGTGTGGCGCAGGCCGCGCCTGTGCCGGTGAACTAGACCATGGATTATCGGCACAGGCATGGTGGCGTAATGTGCAAGAATGAACGCGATGAGCATTGCCGGTCCATTCCAAGGAAGTCTCTTCGCCCATGATTTCCTTCAAGATTCAGTCATTCATCTAGATGACTGGCGGGACATCTCTCCCATTGAACTTGGCACCTTCGAAGCCTTTGTGCGGGAGGTTTTCGACGCCTTTCCAAGTGCCAGTTTACCCAATGAAAGCCAGACGGAAGACGATCTGATCTGGCCTATCCTGGTGCATCTCGGCTGGACCGCGAGCCTGCGGCAGCAAAACCTCTCCGCTCACGGTCGGGCGGACGTGCCCGACGGCCTGCTGTTCCCGGACGCTGAGGCGAAGGCCCGAGCCAACAGCTTTGCCGAAGAATGGAAGCGCTATGAGTTCGGAGTCGCAGTGGTCGAGTCGAAGCGCTGGCGGCGGCCGATTGATCGCCGTTCCGGGCGACGGGGGGAGGAAACAGCGCCGTCGACCCAGATGCTCCGCTATCTTCGTCGTGTGGACGACTTGACCACCGGCAGGCTCCGCTGGGGCATTCTCACGAACGGTGCCCGGTGGCGGCTCTACTATCAGGGAGCCCGTTCCGTCTCGGAACAGTTTTTTGAGATGAATCTAGCGGCGCTTCTCGGACTCCCCGGCTACAGCGACGGGCCATTATCCATCACAAGAGATGATCGCCGCCACTGGCTGAAGGTGTTCATGCTCGTCTTCCGGCGCGAAGCCTTCCTTTCGGGAACGACCGACCCGCGCACGTTCCATCAGCGAGCCATTGAGGAAGGCCGGTTTTACGAGGAACGCGTCGCCGCCAGCCTTTCTGCTCTAGTTTTCGACCAAGTCTTCCCCGAACTTGCCCGTGCCATCGCAGCCAACACGCCCGAGTCATCATTGCCGGACGTGCGCGAGGCCGCCCTGGTTCTCCTCTATCGTCTCCTGTTCATCTTCTACGCCGAGGATCGTGACCTTTTACCTGTACGCAATACGAGTTACGACGACTACGCGCTACGTGAGAAGGTGCGCGGTGATGTCGGGCGACGCAAAGATCGTGGTGATGTCTTCTCCGCACAAGCCGCCCGGTACTGGTCGGCCGTTGACGACCTTTGCCGGGCCATCGATCAAGGAGACGAGTCCATCGGCCTACCACCCTACAACGGCGGGCTTTTCGACCGGCCACGCGTGCCACTGCTCAACAACATTCGGCTCAGCGATGAAGTAATGGCCAATGTCATTGACGCGCTTTCATTTGAGCAAACCCCCAATGGCCGCCGCTACATCAATTATCGCGATCTCGGCGTTCAGCAGCTTGGCACGATCTACGAACGCTTGATCGAACAGGAGATCGTTCGCGCCGGCCGTGAGATTGTCGTTCGCCCGAACGTCTTTGCACGGAAGGGATCTGGCAGCTATTACACGCCCGACGATCTGGTCGGCCTGATCATCAAGGAAACGGTAGAACCACTAGTCCAGTCTCGGATGGACGCCTTCGCTGCTAAGATTTCCGATCTCTCCACGAGTCATCTGCCTGAAGACCGCAAGATAGGTCAATTGAAGCGCGTCGATCCGGCCGAGAAGCTGCTCGACCTGAAAATCTGCGATCCCGCCATGGGTTCAGGACATTTTCTGGTCAACTTGGTGGATCACCTCGCTGATCGAGTGATCTCTGCCATGGCCGAGGCGGAAGCCTTGATTGACGATTACATCTCGCCGTTGACCGAGAGGATCGACGTGATCCGAAACACGATCATAGGCAACGCCGAGGACCGAGGTTGGACCATCGATGCGCAACAACTCGACGACCGGCATATCGTCCGACGCATGGTTCTCAAGCGCTGCGTCTACGGCGTCGACAAGAACCCCATGGCCGTCGAACTGGCCAAGGTCGCGCTCTGGCTACACACGTTCACAGTCGGGGCACCGTTGAGTTTCTTGGATCATCACCTTCGTTGCGGCGATAGTTTGTTCGGTTCATGGGTCCGTGTCGGCATCGACAAGGCGAAGGAGCAAGGCGGCCCACTTTTTTTGAAAGGGCCACTACAACGGGCCACACGGGCTGCGGCTCCCATGCAGATTATCGAGGGACTGACCGATGCCGAGATTGCGGAAGCCCACCGTTCTGCGGAAGTGTTCGCTGAAATCGAGGCGATGACGACGCCATTAGATGCGTTCCTGTCTCTGGTCCTTGCCTTCGATTGGCTTCATATCCGTAATCGCGACGACAAGAATGCGCTTTTTGCATACTTCACCGGAATCTTCGGGGACCCTGTGGACATTGCCTCGGGCACAGTCAAAGTCTCAACGGAGATAGAGGGCAGTGAGCGATTTTCCGAACTGCTTGACAAAGCAAAGCAGATTCACAGTGAAGAACACTTTTTCAATTGGCAGGTGACTTTCCCCGGTGTGTGGTCGGAGTGGGAAGCCGCCGAGCTGCATGGCGGATTCGACGCGGTGATCGGCAATCCACCCTGGGAGCGAATGAAGTTGCAGCAAGTTGAGTGGTTCGCTGCCCGCCACCCTGAGATCGCACACGCGCAGCGGGCCGCTGACCGAAAGCGCATGATCGCCGCGTTGCGCGATGCAGGGGACCCGCTTGCCTCAGAGTTTGAACGTGCGAGCGAGCGGGCCGAGTCCGCTGTCCGGATTGCGCGGACGAGCGGCGATTATCCGTATCTTTCTCGTGGCGATGTGAACACCTACTCTCTGTTCGTGGAGCGGGCGATGACGCTCGTCGCACCCGGTGGCATGGTGGGGCTACTGACCCCAATCGGTATTGCGACGGACAAAACTTCGGCACCGTTCTTCGCTAAACGGATTCGCACTCGTTCCGTGAAGGTGTTCTTCGCTTTCGAGAACCGGCGTGGATGGCTTTTCCCAGATATTCATCATGAGGAACAGCCGTCGGTATTTGTGTTCGCAGAGTCCCAGCACCATTTCTCTG contains:
- a CDS encoding oxidoreductase produces the protein MAQKRFLITAPVEEVVIELLEGHAPTVTSPATDQKTLSGLLSGTIGIVARGEARITPELVEAAPDLQVVGRTGVGYDNVDVPALTRRSIPLIIAPVGGFSVAEGALGMLLCLIKNMRAMDSAVREGNWDIRYDGLVGDVAGHTVGIAGMGRIGSYLARLLQPFEVTVLGYDPYVDAGRMAEIGVRKVELKELLARSDYVSFHMLLNDETRGMIDRDAVAGMKRGAVLLNLARGGITDGLDTLADALDDGQLSYVGLDVFPTEPPDVSHRIFKHPRCLFAPHSLGMSELAMDRVGRSMANDMLAVLEGKRPQHCVNPEVF
- a CDS encoding restriction endonuclease — encoded protein: MNAMSIAGPFQGSLFAHDFLQDSVIHLDDWRDISPIELGTFEAFVREVFDAFPSASLPNESQTEDDLIWPILVHLGWTASLRQQNLSAHGRADVPDGLLFPDAEAKARANSFAEEWKRYEFGVAVVESKRWRRPIDRRSGRRGEETAPSTQMLRYLRRVDDLTTGRLRWGILTNGARWRLYYQGARSVSEQFFEMNLAALLGLPGYSDGPLSITRDDRRHWLKVFMLVFRREAFLSGTTDPRTFHQRAIEEGRFYEERVAASLSALVFDQVFPELARAIAANTPESSLPDVREAALVLLYRLLFIFYAEDRDLLPVRNTSYDDYALREKVRGDVGRRKDRGDVFSAQAARYWSAVDDLCRAIDQGDESIGLPPYNGGLFDRPRVPLLNNIRLSDEVMANVIDALSFEQTPNGRRYINYRDLGVQQLGTIYERLIEQEIVRAGREIVVRPNVFARKGSGSYYTPDDLVGLIIKETVEPLVQSRMDAFAAKISDLSTSHLPEDRKIGQLKRVDPAEKLLDLKICDPAMGSGHFLVNLVDHLADRVISAMAEAEALIDDYISPLTERIDVIRNTIIGNAEDRGWTIDAQQLDDRHIVRRMVLKRCVYGVDKNPMAVELAKVALWLHTFTVGAPLSFLDHHLRCGDSLFGSWVRVGIDKAKEQGGPLFLKGPLQRATRAAAPMQIIEGLTDAEIAEAHRSAEVFAEIEAMTTPLDAFLSLVLAFDWLHIRNRDDKNALFAYFTGIFGDPVDIASGTVKVSTEIEGSERFSELLDKAKQIHSEEHFFNWQVTFPGVWSEWEAAELHGGFDAVIGNPPWERMKLQQVEWFAARHPEIAHAQRAADRKRMIAALRDAGDPLASEFERASERAESAVRIARTSGDYPYLSRGDVNTYSLFVERAMTLVAPGGMVGLLTPIGIATDKTSAPFFAKRIRTRSVKVFFAFENRRGWLFPDIHHEEQPSVFVFAESQHHFSDFDFCVRISSWEQFNDSNRRFRVSANLLRRVNPNTGTVPIFRFRRDAELTSAIYSRLPILVDRSTGGEVKAWPVKYKTMFHMTSDSGLFRTRKELDETEGAWHLGANRFASPSGDWMPLYEGKMIQIHNHRYAGVRINPNSISSQGVAVRAGLADLQDPAFVPHPRYWVNATHISEVDRGNWRIGFNHICNTNNARSLIACVVPDAGFGNSLPILSFADGMTEFDLALLVANLCALVCDYVARQKIQSRNLNKYILEQLPLVPPDRYEAVRFGPKTAREIVRAAVLELTYTSHEMAPFACDMGYVDEAGVVKPPFIWNEERRLILRSKLDAVFFHLYGVTNRDDVRHIYSTFPVVKRRETRVHGCYYSRDVCLAWMNALSAGAPDAEINL